The Gopherus flavomarginatus isolate rGopFla2 chromosome 4, rGopFla2.mat.asm, whole genome shotgun sequence genomic interval CAGAAATATTATAAACTTTGTCACATCTCTTCCTGCTTTCAGACTGAACTGAGCACGGTCACTTGTACCAGGGACTGGGATCTGAAATGCTGGGAATTGGCACTCCAGCCACAGAGACTAGCAGACTGTGAGAGGGAAGGAGTGGGCCAGAAGTAGTGAAAGCATGACCTGCAGCTGGATAAGCTGAGGGCAAGTGGCCCCCCAAAGGGGTAAATGGGGAAAGACCCCTGGATGCCAATTCTGCAGGGAACCAAATTGTTGCCCCAGTGTAAGGTGCTGTGTTTGCCTGGCTGGGGAACAAAACACTGGGGAGTGACGGTGAGGGGGGGTGGCTAAGAGTTGGCTGCTGGGGGCTTCTTGGGGGCCCACAAACTGGGAGAAAGAGGGATCAGAGGGACCGGGCTCTGTGCTGACCAGAACGGACTCTGCTGTAACTTTCTCTTCTctggggcccccaagggctgCCTGGGCCGTGTGCCAGGCCGCGGATACACCCGCCTGTCTGCCCACGCTGGCTGGGTGACCCCACAGACGCTGGGGGGGGTGCTGCTCCCCCAGATTGTACACGTCTCCCCCAGGATCTGTCCCAGACTCGCTGCCCGGAGCTCCCAGGGTAGGGCAGGGGGGCTgcgcctgcagccccaggggcccagttGTTGTagagacaaaactacacaggatcttttcagggggcaagacaaagatgccacatttataaCAATCATCGtaatacgcacacacacacacacccacacacacccccacccccagatgttctgcagctgctgcatagttaccagtcctgaagatagtttaagttcatggcttgattttgcagcttgggtttgtagcttgtggcgGTAATTGGCCAGGAAAGCctggcacaaggacaagctgggtctctgttgggcctgcactgatgcccttccatgttggcagcagaacgttaccctccaaagtctttCATCTCACCcgtcctttttgtaggctttagtttgaatccagagtctataggtctttcTGTGTCACGCTTGAAGGTCACGtcaccaggtgtttcttggacggcctcttttccgcttgccttgggggttccaccacagtgcctgatagcaaaaaaatgggttatacctggaaccagctagagcgaagggcccaggatagaggactctggagatctgttgttggcggcccataccccgggcatgagtgagtgagtggtgtcacactgcctctgggtttggtgattgatcacccgtcaattgcaggtgtgactttcagccttggacctggctttgatcttccttttattgcaccttttctttttagggtggactctgcttactttgttagggctcttgtctgcatcttcagccggtggggtttgaactttatctcatcaggacagactggggctggaggttgattccatcatccatccatccctcagTCACACAGCTAAACTAACTAATAAgagtacagcagggtttgcaaaaatgaaggttggaggaagcttttacaaaatggagtgagcgttttaaaatggggtttgaattacactATGGCAAACAGAGAACAGaggttacagtgtaggcaagtgtagtgaatggtgcacagaagttacattaataaagtggcaaagaatcctgtggcaccttatagactaacagacgttttggagcatgagctttcgtgggtgaatacccacttcgtcagctgcatgaaagctcatgctccaaaacgtctgttagtctataaggtgccacaggactctttgctgcttttacagatccagactaacacggccacctcTGTGataattaataaagtgaacaattacaaacaatttcatttatcagttctacacagtCTCAGGAGGTGGGGAGGCCGTGTGATTCACCCTGGGGGAAGAGTGAGACCCAGGGAACTGGGTCACTGAAGGCCCCTCCCAGAGACTGTTCGCAGGCTGGGGCATAGTCACTGGCCCTGAGAATTATGATGGGGGGTCACATATGGGGCGAGCAGTGctcctgctctggggtgggggggttcacgCTGGGGAAGGCAGTGCTCTGGTATGGAGGGGGGTCACACAAGGAGGTGGCACTCGGGGTCACATGAGGAGGGTGGTGGTCTGacatggggggggtcacacaGGGAGGTGGCACTCAGGCGGGTTACATGGGGAGGATGGTTCTCTGTGGTGGAAGGTCACACTGGGAGAGATGGGTTTGGGGTGACATGGGGAGGGGGGACTCTGGGTGGTCATGCTTGGGGGAGCGGAGTTCTGGGGTGAGGGAGTCACATGGGGAGGGAGCAGTGCtaggtttacaatggtgccagtggccccagcctgctctgcttgcactgtgCCCCGAGACCCCGCCAGCCCGCcaccaccacttgctcctctcagcCAGCCTGCTGGTCAGCAAGGGCTCCTCTCCACCTCCTGGCCTCACTCTCCGGCTTCTCTCTGCCCCTGGGTGGAGCCTAGTGCCCCTCCAGCCCccggcagtctctgcttcccaccacctgcagggccctgcctgtctccctggagctgagccacctgggactgCTGCCAAAGCCTGCTCAAGCTCagtcagtggggggggggcactggggagggcttggctgggcccctccaggcaagtgggtcctgagggagcccagctggggcaggCTCTGGCCTGGCTGATTGCACCACTCCTGAGGGGCTGGAGTGATTCCCGGCCCcaggaccagccctggctgcgctgccggctcagcccagcagcacagtcgcctcccagcagggccggtgAGTGCGCCTGGAGGCAGGGTGTTGgggagggggtctctggaggcctaggggggagggtgctgggctgtgaggggtcagggaaaatctctgtgtgttggggcactagggagtgggggttctgggggggtgctgggcagttgtggtggcgtgcagggtgctgtgcatttgtggcagggtctggcaggggcactgggcacagtgggtctgggggggctctggccATATGGAATTGGGGCAGGGGTGTTCCGGTGTTGGGGGATGTGTGGCGTGGCatggggcatgctggcagcacagggctgggcagacCATTGTGCATGTAGCACCTGCCGGTTTGTAACTATTGCCCTCGCACGTGGCTGGGCAGAGCGGGGCCACCTCTGCCacaccccattgcccctggccggCCCCTCGGTCCAgggactgaccccccccccacgccaGGCTCCATTGCCCTTataggggcccacaaatatgtttggtgccaggcccacaaaaagtgAATCTggcctgggcgggggggggtgctctggggctcacTCTTGGGAGAGCAGGGCTCTGGGCATGGGGGTGTGACATTGCCCAGGGTACAGTCTGAACAGCTTTGTCTTCTCGGTTCTCCACCCTGGAGtgcctttttcacagctttgCTGGGGAACAGCCACTCCTGGCCAGTTATCGCCCAGCCTCCAGCACCTATCCTGCTCCCGGGTACGCAGCAAGAGCTTTGCTCAGCAGAAGCGAACTGGGGTCTGTACTGGCTGAAAAGCCTCCGGCCAGGACTCCCCACCCTCCAGCGTCAGCTCTTTGAGTCGTTGATGTCATGAGCAGCGACAAAGGAGCAGTGTGAGATTAAGCGTTTTCCTCCCGCTTTATCATTCCATGTCTTGTGCTGGAAACATCCTTGCTGAGTCATGGTGACAAACAGTCTCTTGCGGATGTGAGGTTTGAACCCTCCTTGTGATGAAATATAACTGTCTTGTTCACACCTTCCCCCGCCAGAGAATAGCCCTTGAAGCAGGTGATGGTCCAGTAACACCTGGCTGGGGTGCCAGTGTCTCTGAGTTGTCTAGTCTGGGCCTGCCATTCTAACTCTGCAGAATGTTACATCAGCATGATACAGGAGACTTTTGTACCAGTTACATACAATGTGGATATACACATTTTACCGGGACAATattgttcagcagattatgaggTTCCTAACAATATCTCACAAGGTGTATTTTGTACtaagttgtcacggagtcccagGGCGATGCTCtgaaactgctccccaccaagccagtcaggactctggggagcctcctctcccttggagcagactgtctgcagggcaagaagctcccacggcttcacctcctgggtctctccttggagcattcagcatcctctgcccctccgtgcgcttcccacagcgagcccacccagcggggtcctggggaagccagagggtcctgccccaccacttcacagtcagacgtgactctcagccagccagtaacacagaggtttattcgatgacaggaacagggtctaaaacagagcttgtaggtacagcgaaccggacccctcggccgggtctattctgggggcagtgagtcAGACCCccccgtctgcacttcactcctcatccccagccagctcctgactaaccaccccttccagcccctcctctctgctcagcccctttcccgggccaggaggtcacctgatccctttgtctccaacaccttcagctggcacctttgcagaggagggcccaggccatcagttgctaggagacgaGGGGTCAGGCATTTaagtgcactggccctttgctctgccagatacttaagaactgccatggggacactgaggcaccaacacggTATTCATAGAAAACATTATGAACATTATGAACATTCCCagttgcctagggaagttgtggaatctccatctctggagatatttaagagtaggttagataaatgtctatcagggatggtctagacagtatttggtcctgccatgaggacaggggactggactcgatgacctctcaaggtcccttccagtcctagagtctatgagtctatgagtcacataagcttatcatagtcttgtaaaagtggtgaagATAATGATATAGACTGTCACGGGGAtcacatggggagggaggggttctgggggcagtcacaGTGAGGGGAACAGGGCTCTGGGCGGGGGGGGTCGCATGTGAAGGGAGGGGCTCGCAGGTTCATGCTTGGGagggcagggctctgggcaggggactCACAggggtagggcaggggtgggaggttCAGGAGGTTACagggaggggctctgagtgggggtcgctggggaggggctgggggtgaagggggtcactgggggagggacTCTGAgtgggggtcgctggggaggggctggggttgcggggggtcactggggaggggctctgagtgtgggtcactgggggaggggctttgAGTAGGGGTtgctggggaggggctctgggggtgcaggggggtcactgggggaggggctctgagtgggggtcgctggggaggggctggggttgcgggggttcactggggaggggctctgagtgggggtcgctggggaggggctggggttgcagggggtcactggggaggggctctgagtgggggtcacagagggaggggctctgagtgggggtcgctggggaggggctggggttgcAAGGGGGTCACTGcgggaggggctctgagtggatgtcgctggggaggggctggggttgcGAGGgagtcactgggggaggggctctgagtgggggtcgctggggagtggctctgggggtgcaggggggtcactgagggaggggctctgggggtgcagggggtcactgggggaggggctctgagtgggggtcgctggggaggggctggggttgcGAGGgagtcactgggggaggggctctgagtggtggtcactggggaggggctctgggggtgtagggggtcactgggggaggggctctgagtgggggtcactgggggaggggctctgggggtgtagggggtcactgggggaggggctctgagtggtggtcactggggaggggctctgggggtgcaggggggtcactgggggaggggctctgagtgggggtcgctggggaggggctctgggggtgaggggggtcactgggggaggggctctgagtggtggtcactggggaggggctctgggggtgcagggggtcactgggggaggggctctgagtgggggtcgctggggaggggctctgggggtgaggggggtcactgggggaggggctctgagtggtggtcactggggaggggctctgggggtgaggggggtcactgggggaggggctctgagtggtggtcactggggaggggctctgagtgggggtcgctggggaggggctctgggggtgcagggggtcactgggggaggggctctgagtgggggtcgctggggaggggctctgggggtgcagggggtcactgggggaggggctctgagtggtggtcgctggggaggggctctgggggtgcagggggtcactgggggaggggctctgagtgggggtcgctggggaggggctctgggggtgtagggggtcactgggggaggggctctgagtggcggtcgctggggaggggctctgggggtgcagggggtcactgggggaggggctctgagtgggggtcgctggggaggggctctgggggtgcggggggtcactgggggaggggctctgagtgggggtcgctggggaggggctctgggggtgcagggggtcactgggggaggggctggggttgcGAGGgagtcactggggaggggctctgagtgggggtcactgagggaggggctctgagtgggggtcgctggggaggggctggggttgcAAGGGGGTCACTGcgggaggggctctgagtggatgtcgctggggaggggctggggttgcGAGGgagtcactgggggaggggctctgagtggggggtcgctggggagtggctctgggggtgcaggggggtcactgggggaggggctctggggtgcagggggtcactgggggaggggctctgagtgggggtcactggggaagggctggggttgCGAGGGAGTCACTGGGGaggagctctgggggtgggaggggtcactgggggaggggctctgagtggtggtcgctggggaggggctctgggggtgcagggggtcactgggggaggggctctgagtggtggtcgctggggaggggcactgggggtgcagggggtcactgggggaggggctctgagtgggggtcgctggggaggggctctgggggtgtagggggtcactgggggaggggctctgagtggcggtcgctggggaggggctctgggggtgcagggggtcactgggggaggggctctgagtgggggtcgctggggaggggctctgggggtgcggggggtcactgggggaggggctctgagtgggggtcgctggggaggggctctgggggtgggaggggtcactgggggaggggctctgagtggtggtcactggggaggggctctgggggtgcagggggtcactgggggaggggctctgagtgggggtcgctggggaggggctctgggggtgcaggggggtcactgggggaggggctggggttgcGAGGgagtcactgggggaggggctttgagtgggggtcactgggggaggggctctgggggtgcagggggtcactgggggaggggctctgagtgggggtcgctgggggaggggctctgggggtgcggggggtcactgggggaggggctctgagtgggggtcgctggggaggggctctaggggtgcagggggtcactgggggaggggctggggttgcGAGGgagtcactggggaggggctttgAGTGGGGGTCACTGagggaggggctctgagtgggggtcgctggggaggggctggggttgcAAGGGGGTCACTGcgggaggggctctgagtggatgtcgctggggaggggctggggttgcGAGGgagtcactgggggaggggctctgagtgggggtcgctggggagtggctctgggggtgcaggggggtcactgggggaggggctctggggtgcagggggtcactgggggaggggctctgagtgggggtcgctggggaggggctggggttgcGAGGgagtcactggggaggggctctgggggtgggaggggtcactgggggaggggctctgagtggtggtcgctggggaggggctctgggggtgcagggggtcactgggggaggggctctgagtgggggtcgctggggaggggctctgggggtgtagggggtcactgggggaggggctctgagtggcggtcgctggggaggggctctgggggtgcagggggtcactgggggaggggctctgagtgggggtcgctggggaggggctctgggggtgcggggggtcactgggggaggggctctgagtgggggtcgctggggaggggctctgggggtgggaggggtcactgggggaggggctctgagtggtggtcactggggaggggctctgggggtgcagggggtcactgggggaggggctctgagtgggggtcgctggggaggggctctgggggtgcagggggtcactgggggaggggctggggttgcGAGGgagtcactgggggaggggctttgagtgggggtcactgggggaggggctctgggggtgcaggggggtcactgggggaggggctctgagtgggggtcgctgggggaggggctctgggggtgcggggggtcactgggggaggggctctgagtgggggtcgctggggaggggctctgggggtgcagggggtcactgggggaggggctggggttgcGAGGgagtcactgggggaggggctctgagtgggggtcgctggggaggggctctgggggtgcagggggtcactgggggaggggctggggttgcGAGGgagtcactgggggaggggctttgagtgggggtcgctgggggaggggctctgggggtgcagggggtcactgggggaggggctctgagtgggggtcgctgggggaggggctctgggggtgcggggggtcactgggggaggggctctgagtgggggtcgctgggggaggggctctgggggtgcggggggtcagtgggggaggggctctgagtgggggtcgctgggggaggggctctgggggtgcagggggtcactgggggaggggctctgagtggaggtcgctggggaggggctctggggttgcggggggtcagtgggggaggggctctgagtgggggtcactgggggaggggctctgagtggatgtcgctggggaggggctctgggggtgcggggggtcactgggggaggggctctgagtgggggccgctggggaggggctctgggggtgcggggggtcagtgggggaggggctctgagtgggggtcactgggggaggggctctgagtggatgtcgctggggaggggctctgggggtgcggggggtcactgggggaggggctctgagtgggggtcactgggggaggggctctgagtggatgtcgctggggaggggctctgggggtgcggggggtcactgggggaggggctctgagtgggggtcgctggggaggggctctgggggtgcggggggtcactgggggaggggctctgagtgggggtcgctggggaggggctctgggggtgcggggggtcagtgggggaggggctctgagtgggggtcactgggggaggggctctgagtgggggtcgctggggaggggctctgggggtgcggggggtcagtgggggaggggctctgagtgggggtcactgggggaggggctttgAGTAGGGGTtgctggggaggggctctgggggtgcgggggtcactgggggaggggctctgggggtgcggggggtcaCTGGGTCCCATCCCCGGGGTCCTGCGGCTGCAGCAAGGTCACGTGTCGTGACCCCGCCCCCAGGCGGAGCCTTCAGcagggcggcgggggcggggccggctTGTTGGGGCCCGGAGGGAGGTGTCACGTGACCTGCCGGTTGCGATCATGTGACGCTGCGCCGCGGCGCACGTCAGGTGACCCCGCGTCACGTGGGGCTGCTGAACGGGAGATGGGGCAGCGGGCGGGGGCGTCTGGAGCCTGCGCCTGGGTCCTGCGGCTGCTGCTCGGGCTGGCGGCCGGGCGGGGCGGCGCGGCGGGGCGGAGCGCGGTGAGAGGGGCCGGTGCTGGCGGGTCCCTGTCTGGACACTGCCggggggggccgggccgggccggtggTGGGGCCGGGCCGGTGGTGGCGGGTCTCTGTCCGGACGCTGCCGGGGGGGGCTGGCGCGGTCCGGTCCGGTGGTGGTGGGCCCGGGCTGCGCTCAGACAGACGCGGGCTGCGATCAGCCCTGCAGGTCCCGCAGCGGGGCCGGGCGCCGCGGGGGGTGGGTGCAGTGCGGGGGCTGCTCCTCCCCtgacttctcctgcctccccccagctctgcagcctctGCCCGGGCCCGGTGCGGACCGGCTCCAGCGTGGCCGGTTACTGCGCGGCGCGCCCGGCCTTGGAGCTGCAGGGGCGCTGCTGCCTCAGCAGGGAGCCGGAGCCAGGTGTCATCGTGGGGTGAGTGAGCGAGCGGGGCCAGgcccaccccatccctccccactgcccGTCTGCTTGGTGCTGGGCACTGCCCTGTGCCTGGCCAGGCAGCCGGCCCTGGGCACGCTCAGCCCCCAAGCCAGCGAGACCAGcgtgagcccagccctggggcagcttgGATGCCCCCAGAGGTTACCTGCTGGCATTGGCAGCGCCAGGGCCCCAGTGGGTCTCTGCTGCCAGGCCAAGGGGGCAGCTGGTTGTGAGATAGGTAGGAGAGGCACAGACTtgggcaggggggtgcctcaCCCCTACCTGctgagttcctggggggcagggagcagccccCCCGAGGTGACACCACCTGGGTCCGTGCATCCCGGAAGCACCAAGTGCTGGTGGGAAGAACCTGGAATCCGCTGTTGCCAGTAGGAGTCCCCTACTCCTGAGTGAGAGAGGCAGCAGAACCCTccatggggccagccctgcccagcatggCCACAGGAACTCAGCTCAGAGCCCCCAGCCTTGCGCCTGCCTAGGACAAGGCTATGGATTGGGGGGGTGGAGACCTCGGGGTGCATGGAGAAGCAAGGGGGGCAGGAATGTATGGAGAAGGGTGAGGCGTGTATGGAGTCATGTgcaaggggggatggaggcctcgGGGTGcatggagaaggaaggggggcaggggtgtaTGGAGAAGGGTGAGGGCTGTATGGAGTCGTGTGCAGGGGGGGCGGAGGCCTCGGGGTGcatggagaaggaaggggggcaggggtgtaTGGAGTCGTGTGCAAGGGGGGGCGGAGGCCTCGGGGTGcatggagaaggaaggggggcaggggtgtaTGGAGTTGTGTGCAGGGGGGGCGGAGGCCTTGGGGTGCATGGAGAAGGaagagggggtggaggtggatggaGACATGTGCAGGGCAGGTGGgagaaggaaggggtggggaagggggataaCATGTCGGGAGGTGTATTGGGGCTCCCAGTGCCTCTGACTGTTCTGCTCTCCCCAGGCTGGATCTGGGCAACTGCTCCCTGGTGTCCCTCTGTGCTGGGTTCCCAGATGCCAGCACTGCTGTTGTCATGTGAGTCCAGCCACCCCGTGCGGGGGCTGTAGGGAGGCCTGGGAATTCAAGCTCTAGagcgaggggtggggagggagctccttgctggggacaggctgggtgCAAGCCCCAGACCTCCTGTGCTCCTCTGGCTCGGGGCCTGCTGAATTCCCCATCTCCCCCAGGCTGCTGGCGAAGGGTCGGGGGGGCGCTAGACCTTCCTCTCTCAGCACAAACCTGAGCTTGTCCCGAGCTCCCTGGAACAGTACCTGCTGGGGAGCAGCGAAGCTCCCAGCCAGGCCCCCCTCTGTTGGGGGAATAGCTTGGTGTCTAACCCCCGCTCCAGCAtcccctctctcctgcccagcTGGCTGCTCTGAAGTCCATATGCCCATCCGTGTGGGAGCTGCCCTGGGCTGGCGCCttcgggggaggaggggtgttacGCTACCTCCCTGCCAGTTAAcaatggcatgtccctgcagtgcaaccccctccccattccctcccgctgcaggagtgagggcaggggaaTGCTGGGGGATCCTCCCCAGGAGTGGGGGGGTGGCCTGGTGCACCTGCTTGCCCAGACCTTGCTACAGCCTCACCCTTTGACCTAGAGGGTCCCATCGTGCTGGGCACTATTCTCTCTGGGATGGACGGTCCCAGTCTGACTGGACcaggctgggtgggaggggagacaggacAGACCCAGGTGGggcagagacttgcccaaggtctctgaacagggtaggggcagggccaggtcttctgagtccctgcttggggagggaggaggaagggaggcaacctcagcccagggagagcaCTTGGCCTAGGCTGGGGGAAGGCCTGGGTGCGCCCTGTTCTCCCAGGGTGCTGGGCAGCCCTGAGAATGGAGTGTTAATGTGGGATCCGTCTGTTTGCAGTGACCTGACTGAGAACCCCTTGGAGAACATCCCCAACACCTCTTTCCAGGGCTTCACCAGGCTGCAGAGCATGTGAGTGCCGGGCTGGGTggagcctgcagccctgggggcagggagggcaccAGTGCTGTCCTGCTGGGGAGAAAAGTGGGGCAAGGACAGGGGCTCAATGGGGAGAGTGGGGCGGAAGGGGCTCAGGGGCCCCAGAGGGGCtgactctccccacacacacacctgtggcTCTGTATGGAGCTTAGctgctggctcctgggaagcCGGTGGGGTCTCCAGTGTGGGGCAATAGGGAtccgccctgagcccctcccactgctcagagctgccctgccctgccctgcagggTGTTCTGACCCCCACCTCTGACTGTCTCTTGTCCAGATCCCTGCCACGTGCCCTGGAGTGCCCTGGAGGGAGCATGGCCTGGGACCTCAACACCACCCACGGGGACAGCCggacctgccagggacagaggaaCCTCTGCAACAGCTCGGGGGAGCTTGGTAcagtgtggggagaggggctcagTACTGGGGGgcctgggatggggtggggagggccccCAGAACAGCTCCCCTGAGGCCCCAGGCTGGAAAGAGCCCATGGCAGCTGAAGTGGGAGGCACCAGGGGCAGGGTGTCCCAGGCAGGTGTCCAGAGCAGGGCTCCCC includes:
- the ATRAID gene encoding all-trans retinoic acid-induced differentiation factor, which produces MGQRAGASGACAWVLRLLLGLAAGRGGAAGRSALCSLCPGPVRTGSSVAGYCAARPALELQGRCCLSREPEPGVIVGLDLGNCSLVSLCAGFPDASTAVVIDLTENPLENIPNTSFQGFTRLQSISLPRALECPGGSMAWDLNTTHGDSRTCQGQRNLCNSSGELAWLCPENSQCSPNGPGLVQCVCSGRYHGYKCLREGTFPLLLFYGTLGAVTTTLSLLAWGSQRRKAKAS